From a single Collibacillus ludicampi genomic region:
- the pxpB gene encoding 5-oxoprolinase subunit PxpB, producing MTLYRPARMLPLGDRGLLVEFGDEISPLIHDHVRALSKMLDAEPIQGIIEWVPTYRSLAVYYDPLIIGYRELAIRLSDLLDDLSLEEMPPARLVEIPVLYGGEFGPDLEDVAKHCGMSVEEVVKLHSGAEYLIYMLGFSPGFPYLGGMDERLATPRLEKPRLRIPAGSVGIADKQTGVYPSETPGGWRIIGRTPLKLYDPTREHPVLLSAGDRVRFVPIDAETYEKIANSQKVNIVSE from the coding sequence ATGACACTGTATCGCCCGGCACGGATGCTGCCGCTCGGGGATCGGGGGTTGTTGGTCGAATTCGGTGATGAAATCTCTCCGCTCATTCATGATCATGTGCGTGCACTTTCCAAGATGTTGGATGCGGAGCCGATCCAGGGGATCATAGAATGGGTACCGACTTATCGCAGCCTTGCCGTGTATTATGATCCTCTCATCATTGGATATCGGGAGCTCGCCATCCGCCTGAGTGACCTGTTGGATGACTTGTCCCTGGAGGAAATGCCTCCCGCCCGCCTTGTAGAAATACCTGTGCTTTACGGCGGAGAGTTTGGTCCCGATCTTGAAGACGTGGCGAAACATTGCGGCATGTCTGTCGAAGAGGTCGTGAAGTTACATAGTGGCGCAGAATATCTCATCTATATGTTGGGTTTTTCTCCCGGTTTTCCCTATTTGGGAGGGATGGACGAACGCCTGGCCACCCCACGTCTGGAAAAGCCGCGTCTCCGCATCCCTGCTGGTTCTGTAGGCATCGCAGACAAACAAACGGGTGTCTATCCGAGCGAAACGCCGGGCGGATGGAGAATCATCGGCAGAACCCCGCTCAAACTTTACGATCCAACACGCGAACATCCCGTCCTCTTGTCGGCGGGGGATCGGGTGCGTTTCGTTCCGATTGACGCAGAGACGTATGAAAAGATAGCGAACTCTCAGAAAGTGAACATCGTATCGGAATGA
- a CDS encoding LamB/YcsF family protein yields the protein MRVDLNCDLGESFGVYTIGQDEAVIPLVTSVNIACGFHAGDPQVMLKTVKLAKAHGTAIGAHPGLPDLVGFGRRDMRITPEEAYALTAYQIGALAAIAATVGVCLQHVKPHGALYNMAARDAVLAEAIATAVRDVDRNLILFGLAGSELVKAGERAGLRVAQEVFADRTYQADGTLTPRSRTDAMLHDAQEAAERVIRMLREGVVRATDGTDVPIQADTVCVHGDGPKALAFVKEIRERLQSSGVELRAVGE from the coding sequence ATGCGTGTGGACTTGAATTGTGATCTGGGAGAAAGCTTCGGCGTGTATACGATCGGGCAAGACGAGGCAGTGATTCCACTTGTTACATCGGTCAATATCGCTTGCGGATTCCATGCGGGAGATCCCCAGGTCATGCTCAAGACAGTAAAGCTTGCGAAAGCGCATGGAACCGCGATCGGCGCTCATCCTGGCTTGCCCGATCTCGTGGGATTTGGCCGTCGCGACATGCGTATCACACCGGAAGAAGCGTATGCGCTGACCGCCTATCAAATCGGTGCACTTGCCGCCATCGCGGCCACAGTGGGCGTTTGTCTCCAACATGTGAAACCCCACGGAGCCCTTTACAACATGGCGGCACGCGACGCGGTACTGGCGGAAGCGATCGCGACGGCGGTTCGTGACGTCGACCGAAACTTGATTTTGTTCGGGCTTGCAGGAAGTGAACTGGTCAAAGCGGGAGAACGCGCAGGGCTTCGCGTGGCACAAGAGGTTTTTGCCGATCGCACGTATCAAGCAGACGGGACACTCACGCCACGTTCCCGGACGGATGCGATGCTGCATGATGCGCAAGAAGCTGCCGAGAGGGTAATCCGCATGTTGCGCGAAGGGGTCGTTCGCGCGACTGACGGAACGGATGTCCCCATTCAAGCGGACACGGTCTGTGTGCACGGGGATGGTCCCAAGGCGCTCGCTTTTGTGAAAGAGATTCGGGAGCGGCTGCAATCCTCCGGAGTGGAGTTGCGTGCGGTAGGGGAGTGA
- a CDS encoding glycerate kinase family protein codes for MKILVASDSYKGSLSTFEVIEAVKEAVKRVGINIEVLGIPIADGGEGTVEVVLQALKGKKIHCKATDPLGRPITAYFGLIEHTAIVEMAVASGLTKLSHIERNPLDTTTYGTGEVIRAALDHPEVKKLIIAIGGSATNDGGVGLAQALGLRALDEKGNEIQLGGRHIDKIAKLDTCNMHPRLKKVQIQVICDVINPLCGPNGASAVYGPQKGATPEMVEQLDKNLLHLARILEKDLGKDVLNLPGAGAAGGTGAGLVAFCGATLEPGIEVILDLFQIDEHLKDVELVITGEGRTDFQTEFGKAVIGIAKRAKRFGKTVVCVSGALGEGYQELYQHGIDAFFSICPRPINEQESMVRAYSYLVDTLENIIRLYAKNWFITTKCG; via the coding sequence ATGAAAATTCTCGTGGCATCTGATTCTTATAAAGGAAGCCTGTCGACATTTGAAGTGATTGAGGCTGTTAAAGAGGCGGTCAAGCGAGTTGGGATAAATATCGAAGTGCTTGGCATTCCTATCGCGGATGGAGGAGAGGGTACAGTTGAAGTAGTTTTACAGGCTTTAAAGGGGAAGAAGATACATTGTAAGGCCACAGATCCATTAGGTAGACCGATAACGGCATATTTTGGATTGATTGAACATACGGCAATAGTGGAAATGGCGGTTGCTTCGGGATTGACGAAACTGTCTCACATTGAGCGAAATCCACTTGATACTACTACTTATGGGACCGGGGAAGTAATACGTGCGGCACTTGATCATCCTGAAGTAAAGAAACTTATCATCGCTATTGGGGGAAGTGCGACCAATGATGGTGGGGTAGGGCTCGCACAAGCGTTAGGCTTGCGAGCTTTAGATGAGAAAGGGAATGAGATCCAATTGGGAGGAAGGCATATAGACAAAATCGCTAAATTGGATACTTGCAATATGCATCCTCGTTTAAAAAAAGTACAGATACAAGTTATCTGTGATGTTATAAATCCGCTTTGCGGTCCCAATGGAGCTTCCGCTGTCTACGGTCCGCAAAAAGGAGCTACCCCTGAGATGGTAGAACAATTAGATAAAAACTTACTCCATCTTGCTAGAATTCTAGAAAAAGACCTCGGAAAGGATGTCTTGAACCTACCTGGGGCAGGGGCGGCTGGGGGAACTGGTGCCGGACTAGTTGCCTTTTGTGGAGCAACCTTGGAGCCGGGCATCGAAGTCATTTTAGATCTTTTTCAAATTGATGAACATTTAAAAGATGTTGAACTGGTTATTACGGGAGAAGGACGGACAGACTTTCAGACCGAATTCGGGAAAGCTGTAATTGGAATTGCGAAAAGGGCAAAACGATTTGGTAAGACTGTAGTTTGTGTATCCGGTGCTCTGGGTGAAGGGTATCAAGAACTCTATCAACATGGTATCGATGCATTTTTCAGTATATGTCCAAGACCGATCAATGAGCAAGAATCGATGGTACGAGCATATTCATACCTGGTAGACACGCTAGAAAATATTATTAGGCTATATGCTAAAAATTGGTTCATCACAACGAAATGTGGTTGA
- a CDS encoding IclR family transcriptional regulator has translation MDIYKFEGGRVLEASKSLSRALELLVHWRDRPTVTLDELVAVTGWPKTTVHRLVTSLVSAGLLAPGTEGYGYRLGLTWLEYGQLVADRLDIRAISLPLMKQLCDEVDEAVNLVVADGDEAIYIEKVDCNHPVRVYTRVGRRAPLYAGACPRILLAYKSDEEIESYLQRVDLKAYASRTLTDRDKLISVLRESRRKGYTVSYAELEEGTAAIGLPIFDHRGQCVAGLSLAGPDTRFQEKDIPVLLAAARRTAEEISKSLGYKR, from the coding sequence ATGGATATCTACAAGTTTGAGGGGGGACGGGTACTGGAAGCCAGTAAGAGCTTGTCCCGCGCGCTTGAACTGCTTGTGCATTGGAGAGACCGACCGACCGTTACGTTAGATGAACTGGTTGCCGTCACCGGTTGGCCGAAAACGACGGTTCACCGGCTTGTCACGAGTCTGGTGTCAGCCGGATTGCTCGCACCGGGAACGGAGGGATACGGATATCGCCTCGGCCTTACTTGGTTAGAGTATGGACAGTTGGTTGCCGACCGCCTCGACATACGCGCGATTTCTCTTCCGTTGATGAAACAATTATGCGATGAAGTGGATGAAGCGGTGAATCTCGTCGTTGCTGATGGAGATGAGGCAATTTATATCGAAAAAGTGGATTGCAATCATCCTGTTCGCGTGTATACCAGAGTGGGAAGACGTGCTCCCTTGTATGCCGGCGCATGCCCGCGCATCTTGTTGGCTTACAAAAGTGATGAAGAAATTGAATCTTATCTCCAAAGGGTCGACTTAAAGGCGTACGCGTCAAGAACCCTTACCGATCGGGACAAGCTAATTTCAGTTTTGCGTGAATCGAGGAGAAAGGGATATACAGTCTCTTACGCGGAACTTGAAGAAGGTACGGCAGCTATCGGCCTTCCCATTTTCGATCATCGGGGGCAGTGTGTAGCGGGTCTTTCTCTAGCGGGCCCGGATACGCGTTTTCAAGAAAAAGACATTCCCGTCTTGTTAGCTGCAGCAAGGCGGACGGCAGAAGAAATTTCAAAATCATTGGGCTATAAGCGGTAA